The stretch of DNA CACATTTTCAAACTCAAATACCTTATCCACCCGTGGATTAACCCAACCATCTTCAACCCCCTCAAGCAATGTATCTATCCATAATTCTGCCTTTTGTGATTCGTGCCACAGGTGACCAAGATTAACGCCGAATACACCTTTATTTTTATTGAGCAATGGCAACGGGTGGTAAAATGGCATCTGCAACAATGTCTTAAACATATTCCACATTCCCTTTACTCCACCTTGCGTACCTTCACTGGCAGAGGAAATTCCGAACATGCCTAGCCTCCCGGTTGAACGCAGTGCTTTATAGCTTCGCTTCCATTCTTTGCCGCCCAGCGGATCCGTAATAAGCTCCACGCCCTTGTCGTCGGTAAGCTCCATCAGTACATCATACCAGTCATTATTACGATAATCGATAGCATAATCGAGTCCGCGTTTATCTAAAAAATCATGCTTCCGCTGACTGGCCGTGCCATATGTAGTGGCTCCAATATGCTGGGCTATATCCAGAGCAGCAACGCCTACGCCCCCACCTACATTGTGAATCAGGATTGATTCATTGGGCTGCAGCGATCCCATTACCACAATCAATATATAGGCAGTAAGGTAATTTACGGGAATAGCTGCAGCCTCTTCGAAGGACAATTGCTGCGGCTTTTCAAAAACTTGATGAGGTTGTACTGCTACTTGTTCAGCCTGTCCTTTAAACCGGGTTGTTGCAATAACGTTCTTACCGATCCATTGGTCATTTATACTGTCACCAACTTCCGACACAATACCGGACACTTCATATCCCATCACACATGGTTTGTCGGGTCCGTCCGGGTACTGACCTTTACGAGCCAAGATATCAGCAAAATTAATGCCCGATGCTTTTACATCAACAACCAGCTCTTTGGGTTTGGGAACTAAATCAGGTACTTCTTGCAGCTTAAGTATATCGTATCCGCCATTGGCTGTATTAACAATTTGTCTCATTACGATTAATTATATATCGGGATTACAGTTACAAGTATAGTAAACTAAATTTGGCCGATCGGCATTTCTATCAATAAATCTAATATATGAATATATTTAGAAGAAGTTAGTTCATGCATATTGCAAGCAGTTTCATATCTTTAGCAGACATAATTTTAGTCATTAAATTGATAATTGTTTAGCCTGAATGGCAGCATCTTCTCCCTTCGAACAAAACTCTACATCAAAGAATATATTACTCATTGCGGGCATCGTTCTTATTGCCCTCAACCTTCGTCCGGCGTTGGCAGGCGTGGGGCCACTTATTGGCGCTATCCGTGATTCAACCGGCCTCTCCAATACCATGCTGGGCCTGCTTACCACTATTCCCTTACTAGCTTTTGGGGTTCTTTCTACCCTTACCTCCCTATTTTCGCGCCGTTTAGGCATTGAAGGCACATTAGCCCTGGCCATGGGATTACTTTCGGGTGGAATTCTACTTCGCGTGATCCCGGCAAACTGGGCACTGTTCACCGGAACTATACTATTGGGTATTGGTATTGCTTTTGGCAATGTATTGCTCCCAAGCTTAGTAAAACGTGACTTCCCAAACCGCTCAGGAATTATGACAAGCGTTTATTCCAGTATGCTTGGGCTGGGTGCAACACTGGCCGCGGGCATTAGCGTACCCTTAGCACAAAATATTGGCTGGGGATGGCGATGGTCACTCGGTGCTTGGGCCGTAATTTCAATTTTAGCACTGATTGTTTGGATTCCACAACTCAAAAATTTGACCTTACCCAAATATGAACGGAGTTTTGCTAATTCTCTAAAAGACCTTGGAGGCTCCAAAACCGCCTGGCAAGTTGCTTTTTTTATGGGATTACAATCACTCGCCTTTTACGTAATACTAGCATGGCTGCCCGAAATTCTACAAGATCGTGGACTATCTGCCAGCAAAGCCGGATGGATGCTTTCTCTTTCACAGGGGATGGGTGTAGTGGGTACTATTTTAATTCCGGTATGGGCCGAAAATATCGAAGATCAACGTGGCCTTGTCTGGCTGTTGGTAGTCTTTGAGACCGTCAGCTTGATTGGGCTTATGCTTCCCAGTGGATTTTTGGTAAGCCTTTGGAGCTCCCTGATTGGCCTCGCATTAGGAGGAAGTTTTGGATTAGCGCTTCTATTTATTGTTATGCGATCGCCTGATCCAGAAACGGCTACCGAACTTTCAGGGATGGCCCAATCTATTGGCTATTTGCTTGCTGCCTTAGGCCCTACCCTTTTTGGGGGGATTCACGATATCACGCAGGCGTGGGTTGTACCTCTTCTTTTCTTAATTATTGTTGTTGGCCTTAAACTTATTTTCGGCTTGGGTGCCGCACATCCAAAAGTAGTTTCATAATTAGAAAGTACTATTTAAGAACTGTTAATACGAGGGTAAGGAAGGGAATGTAAATTTTTCACCCCTCTCATCTCTTTTAAAACCGTATTTAATTCTCTCTCTTTATAGATTATTAAATTTTGATAAGCCCCTTACTCAACAGTGTATTTATTCCCTATCTTACTAAAAATAATAGTAGGGGTTCAGTATGGGACAACAACAACTTCTTATAACAATTTTAGTTACTATCATTATAGGCATCGCAATTGTGGTAGCAATTAACACCATGCAAAAAGCAGGTAAGGATGCCCAAAGATCTGCAATGCGACAAGATATTTTGATGGTCATAACAGACGCCAGACAATATTATCAAAAGCCAACAGCGTTAGGCGGAGGCGATAAATCTTTTGATAATATCTCAAAGGATAATATTCTTTCAATTGATCCAAATAATGAAAATGGCTCATATAGCATTTCAGGATCGGGCAACTCAGTAACGGTAACTGGTACTGGTTCTAATGGTGACATAACTTTATCTGCTACAGCTACCAAAACAAATGATGGGATGGATATCAGTTGGTCAGACTCTAATTAACTAAAGAGCTTGACCCACGAAGCCTATCAAGCCCGAGCACCATTAAAACCCCAATTAGCATCCCTCCTATACCCGACCAAAAATGAGAAGTACCGGCATCTTGCCTCGTTATATATGGCACAAACGGACTGCTAGCAATAAGCTTTTGTTTGACTGTAAGTACTTCTACTTTTTGAGATGACTGTGAAGATGAATCAGTCGAAATAATTTTGCCAAGCTTAGTAAATTCCGGCTGTTTTTTATTGATAGGATTGGAGCGAAGTTTTTGGGCCTGCGGACTGTAATATTCAACAATACTTCTGTTTGATACAATCTCTTTGTAGCTGCGATCCTGATAGGGCCAAATCACATAAAGGGAACCAATTAAAAAACCGATCAAAACAGCGAGTGTTTTAGCCTCATAACGGTTCAACAACCAAGATAATATTCTTGAAAATATTGCCAATCCACATATAGCGCCAAACACAAAAGGTAATAATGCCCACAAACCCGCTCCCATTTCGGGCGTCCCAACCTTTCCTACCTCACTCAGGATATAATCATATTTTCGGAGGATAAGTAAAATATATGATCCCGAAATGCCTGGCAAAACCATGGCACAAATGGCAACAGATCCACTTAAGAAAACAAAAAGCGGCGATTCGGGAGTACTGGTCGGTACCAATGTAACTACCCAAAACCCTATTCCAGCACCCAATACAATCATCAGTCCGTATATCCACCCAAAACCATCAATGGCTTTAACCAAAATCACTATGGATCCTACGATTAATCCAAAGAACAGTCCATATATCAACTCCGGGTCAGTGAACATATAAACCTGCAAAGGAACAACTTTCGTAAAGAACAATACAGCTCCGATCATTCCGCAAAAAAGTACCAGCAGGAAACGCCAATCCACTTCGCGGAGTGCCGACTTAAATCTGAGTGTTAGCAGTCGCTTAAAAAATGTAGTGTCAAAACTTTTAATAGCATTAATAAGACGGGTATAAATCCCCACAATCAGTGCCATCGTGCCCCCGCTTACGCCGGGTACAATATCGGCCGACCCCATTAAAAACCCTTTCAAAAATAAGAATGGAGACTCTTTCCAGAATAAAGAGTTAGACTTTGAATCAGATTGCTCGGTTTTGGGCAAAAGAATGAAAAGTTAATAATTAGGAATTAGCATAAGCAAAAAGATATAGTAAGGAATGCAATTCTTCATTCCCAATCACTCCTTCCAACCCTTTTTGCCAATTAGAGGCACAAATTTAAAATTACTAAAGCGCTCTTCTTCAAATTCATTTTCTCGAATCTTGGTTATACGCACCATTTCCTGACGATTGTCATCCCCGACGGGAACAACCAGCCGACCGTTGATATTTAACTGTTCCACCAAATCTTCGGGTATCGACGGCGCCCCCGCCGTAACCACAATAGCATCATAAGGAGCATAGGCTGACCATCCCAACGTGCCATCTCCCAGCTTAAACCGGACCGAATAGCCCAACTCTCCAAGAATGGATCGTGCTCTTTCATACAGTTTTTTGTGGCGCTCAATGGTATAAACTTCGGCTCCCAGTTCACATAATACAGCAGCCTGATAGCCCGAGCCAGTACCAATTTCGAGTACTTTTTCGCCGGGCATTAGTTGCAATAACTCTGTTTGACTAGCCACTGTAAACGGCTGCGATATGGTTTGCTCTTTACCAATGGGCAAAGCCGTATCTTTATAGGCTCTGTCGCGCAAAGCGGTATCTAAAAACATATGGCGGGGTACCATATTCAATGCTTCCAGCACAGCTTCATCTTGAATACCCTTCTTGGCTAGTTTTTCAACCAGCTGTCTGCGGCGCCGCTTATATTTTGGATTGTTAGCTCCTGAACCCCAATTCAACATGCCAAATAAAAATTATGGAAATGAGTAAACACTATAACATAAAAAACTTGCAGCAATAAAATCGATTTTAATTGTACTATCAATTGTCAGACATCTATATTTAAAAATAAAATTCTATTACTCGAGGCTATGTTATTATGAAAACATTTTTAAAAATTGTTGGTGCTATTTTAGCCCTCTTCATCGTCGTCATCATTGGACTCAACATCTATTTCACCAATGAGCGGCTGCAATCAACTATCATGCCTTATGTGAATGATGCAGTAGGACGAACGGTAGAAGTTGAATCAATGTCGCTTACTATATTTAGCACCTTCCCACAACCAGGTCTAAGTATCGAAAAAATGAGTATCCCCGGCGAAACACAGCAAGACACCCTTCTTGCACTCGATGAACTGGTTGCCTCTGTTGAACTATTTTCTTTGATGGGGGACCAGATTGAAGTTTCCCAGATTAGCTTGCGAAACCCCCAATTTACTTACGTTGTTCATTCAGACGGATCTACCAACATTGATTTCTTGATGACCAGCGAAGCGACCGCCACAGATACCTCGGCTGCGGATACAACAGCCTCTGCTGGTTTTGCTGTAAACATTCCCTCATTCCAAATTTCTGGCGGCGATTTTGGATATACCGATTCAACCGCTAACACTACGGCCCAACTTAACAGCCTAGATGCCAACATTGCCCTCCGTTATGCTGACCTTATTGAAAGCACTATCGACCTGCAGGTTGGGGGGATATCGGCTAAGGTTGAAGACACTAATTACTTAAACGGGCTTGCGCTGGACCTCAACCAGCAATCGACCATCGATATGAAAAACGAAAACCTGATGCTGGATAAGGGAACGCTTTCTATTCGCGGGCTTGCGCTCAATCTTTCGGGTACCATATCCGACTGGAGCAAATCCCTGAATGCCGACCTTGCGTTTAACTCTTCATCAGACGACTTCGGCGAACTACTTCGGCTGGTCCCAAAATCATACGAAGAGTACATTCAGGGACTTAAAACTGAAGGATCCTTAGCCATTGACGGAACACTCAAAGGTCCATTAGCCGGTGACAAACTACCCCGCTTTGATGTATCCACAAAAGTACAAGACGGCTATCTCAAAAATCCCGATTTACCAAAACCAATAGAAAACATTCAGCTTGATGCCTCGGCCTCAAACGATCTAGTTACCATTTCTAAACTTAATGCCGAAGCCGGAGAAAATACGCTCTCTGCCAGCGGTGAACTGCAAAATCCCCTGGAAAGCAGCGGTAATTTTTCCCTGGATATTGATTCCGACGTTAACTTAAGCACCATCAACAATTTTTACGATATCTCACAATTTGATATCGAGCAGCTGGACGGTCAGCTTTCGGTCAATGGTACAGCCAACGGCAACACCAGCAATCCCGAAGAAGCTAACTTTGATGCCGCTATCTCACTTAGTAACGGCGGGCTGACTTACGCTGATGTCAACAAACCAATTGAAAACATTACCATTGATGCCCAGGCCAGTCAATCTAAGATCGACATTAACAAATTAGCCATGGAAGCGGCTAGCAACACTATCTCCATACAGGGCGACATCAATCAGCCGTTAAAAGAAGAACAACGAAGCATAGACCTGACTGCTAACCTCCAATTTGATCTAGGAACCGTAAAAGACTTTTATCCCATTAGTGAAGATACTATGCGACTGGATGGCATGTTTACAGCCAATGCCACACTCAAAGGTAAGGCTACGCAGATCGAAAATGCCGTGCAAAGCGGTTCCATATCACTAACAAATGGATTTATTGAACATAAAACACTCGCGAAACCACTGCAGGACATTACACTGCAGTCGGATTTAAGCGGTTCAACTATTAGCATTTCTAAGGCTAGTTTCCGCACAGGCAATAACGGAATGTCGGCTTCGGGAACAATTTCAAATTATTTAAGCGATAACAAAACCGTGGACCTTAGGCTTGAAGGGCAAGCTGACCTATCACAAATTACCGAATATTATGATTTGAATCCGACGATTACCAAACTAACCGGCAATGCTGACCTTAACTTGCGTGCTTCCGGTGCGCCGGGAGATCCCGCTAATATGCAATTCAATGGCAAATTAACTGCAAACGGTATCAACATGCAAGGAGAGGCATTAACACAGCCGGTCAAGAATCTTAATGGCAAGCTTACCCTTTCTCCTGCTAAGGTAAGCCTTGATGCCCTCAACTTTAATCTAGGCTCTTCGGACATTTCGCTTAATGGTTCGCTTAATGACTACATGGCCTATTTGAAGGCAGAGAAAGATCGGGATACAACACCACATCTTACCGGATCATATAAAAGTAAACTACTGAATGTAGATGAACTTATTAACTGGGAAGATACCACTACCACTTCTAACGAACCAGTACCTATACATCTGCCTGATTTAACTAGCTCCGTTACGGCCGAAATTTCTAAGCTGGTCATTACAGAAGTTACCATGAAGAATCTCGAAGCCAAGGCCAGCACCACCCCAAAACAGATTAAGCTAAACAGTGCCAGCGTTCAACTTTTTGGCGGACAGGCAAATGGTTCGCTGATATGGAATATTCCCCAACCTGACCGCACAAACTTATCTTTCAATGGCTCGCTGGATGGCATGCAGGTCAACACTTTTTTTGAGGAATACCAAGTACTGGGCGAAAACAGTAAATTCCATGAATATGTCAGCGGCAATTTTTCGGCTAATGTAAACTACGCTACTGAGCTTGATGATATGCTGCTGCCTGTGATGAAAACATCAACTATGGACGGTGATATGAGTATGGCTAATGCCCGGCTGCAGGAACATCCGCTACAAAATAAATTAGCGGTACTCTTTAATTCGAATGAACTTAAAAATGTAGAACTTGATGATTTTAAAAGTACTTATACACTAAAAGACAATATCTTTACCATTAAGAACCTGCGGCTCACCAGTGGTGATATTGGCATGCAAATGGACGGCACTCAACATATGGTTACCGGTAAAATTGACTATCACATGAAAGCTTACCTCCCCGGGCGATTTCAGAGTGCTATCGGATCAGTAATTAGCGATCGGGCAGCAAAAGCATTAAAGCAAGAAGATGGCACCATTATGGTTCCCTTGCGAGTAACCGGCACGCAGGATAACCCCAAAATTCGTCCCGACCAAGAGGCCATAAAACCTATCATCAAAGAATTCCTGAAAGACAAGGCAGGCAACACTCTCAAAAAATTATTTGACGGCTGATATTTTAATACCCCATCCCTGTCCTGCGGAATAGAACTCAATTCCACAGGGTATATACCTTCTTTGGAAAGGAGAGATTGTAAAGAATAACGTAACACTTAAAAAACGTAACATTCGGGGAGCGGCTACTAAACCAATTCTATCTCAACCCGGAGACGATTACAAGTTTAAAATTTGTCCTCATTTCTATACCTGTAACGACTTCTTCGTCTCAGCCTATACCTCCTTTAATATTTATATCTAATCACAAAATGAAGATTGTCAACTATTCGATCTAAACTTTATCTTAGAGTTCAATAAATTTTGTGCGTTAACAAGAGTCATCCCACTCCATGAATAACCTGCATATTTACAATACGCTTAGTCGCAGTAAAGAAAAGTTCGAACCTATTAATGAAGGATTCGTCGGCATCTATGTATGCGGCCCTACCGTTTATGGGGATCCCCATCTGGGCCATGCCAAAAGCTATGTCTCTTTTGATGTCGTGGTGCGTTATCTCCGCTATCTGGGATACAAAGTTCGCTATGTGCAAAATATTACCGATGTAGGTCATCTTACTGATGACGCCGATCAGGGAGAAGACAAGCTCGAAAAACAGGCTGCCATCGAAAAACTCGAACCCATGGAAATTGCCGAGAAATATACGTACAACTATTTTCGCGATATGGATAAGCTAGGCGTGCAGCGTCCCGATATTTCTCCTCGTGCAACAGGCCACATCATCGAACAAATTAAGATGGTAGAGAAATTACTCGAAAATGGACATGCCTATGAAACTGAAGACAATGTGTATTTTGATGTTTCTTCGGATGAGAGCTACGGCAAGCTAAGCGGCCGTGACATTGAAGATCAGGAAAGTGGCTCGCGTATAGATACTGCCAGCGACAAAAAAGCACCCGAAGATTTTGCACTATGGAAAAAAGCCGGCGACGGACACATTATGAAATGGCCTTCTCCCTGGGGAGAGGGTTATCCTGGCTGGCATGTCGAATGCTCAGCCATGTCCACAAAATATCTGGGCGAACATTTTGATATCCATGGCGGTGGCATGGATAACCAGTTCCCTCATCACGAATGCGAAATTGCCCAAAGTGAAGGTGCTTTTGACCAACCGTTTGCCAACTACTGGATGCACAATAATATGGTAACACTGGAAGGCCAAAAGATGGGAAAATCACTGGGCAATGCGATTTCGCTGGATCAGTTTTTCTCCGGTGATCACGAACTGCTAACCCGCGCTTGGGATCCGCAGATTATTCGCTTTTTTCTATTGCAAAGCCATTATCGAAGTACCACTGACTTTTCTGAAGATGCGCTTTCCGGTGCCGAAAATGGACTCCAGAGCCTACAAGATATGGTTAAAACAATTGACCGCATTGATCCCGATGAGGCAGGTAATGAAACCTATGAGCTTGAGAAACTACGTACCACGCTGGAAAGCAAACTCAATGACGATTTTAATACTGCCCAGGCCATCGCCATTCTGTTTGAAGAACTTAAGGCTATCCGGAAAAAAATTAGCGAGGGTGATGTTCCGGCGAATATTAGCGAGATTAACGAATTTCTACATAACTTTGTGGATGGCGTACTGGGACTTTGGCCGAAACAGGAGCACACTACATCTCAAAATGACAAGACGGAACAACTTATCGAGCTGCTTATTGATTTCCGGAATGAAGCGCGTCATAATAAAAACTTTGAACTCTCAGATGCTATCCGCGATCGCCTGCAAGAAATGGACATTAAATTGATGGATGGCCCCGAAGGAACAGAATATAAAATTGATAATGCGTAACGAGTAATAAGTAAACCCCTGTTCCTTATTACTCATGACTAAAAATGAATATATGCAACAATCTGATTATCTAGTTTGGAACATTGATCCGGTAGCCCTCGATTTTGGTACCATAAACCTGCCATTCTCTATTTCTATCTTGGGTATTTTGGCAGCCCTTGTATTCATCTACCTGGGATATCAAAAGATTAAACCTGAGAACACAAGACAAGATGAAGAAGCTGAACCCCCGCCCCTGAAATTTTGGGGGCTCGTGCTCGGTTCTTTTGTACTTGGACAACTCCTATTTTTGATTCTCCCGTCACCCACTATTAGTGAACTTGGTCCCATTCAGTTACGGTGGTACAGCCTGCTTTTTGCATCCTCATTTTTAGTGGGATTTTGGCTGACTCGTAAAATGTTTATCCACGCTGATCGTGATCCTCTAGAGGTTGATCAGCTTTTCTTCTATGTCATTATTGCTACTGTTCTGGGAGCACGGCTGGGACACGTACTTTTTTACGATCCTTCTTTTTATCTACGTCATCCCTCCGAAATATTGGCCGTATGGCATGGTGGATTAGCTAGTCACGGTGCAGCTGTAGGTATCTTAACTGCACTATACTTTTTTGTCCGTGATAAAAGAAATATGAGTTTTTTGTGGGTTACCGATCGGGTAGTCGTTGTCGTTGCCATCGCTGGAGCCTTTATCCGAACGGGCAATTTC from Fodinibius salinus encodes:
- a CDS encoding DUF368 domain-containing protein, which codes for MKGFLMGSADIVPGVSGGTMALIVGIYTRLINAIKSFDTTFFKRLLTLRFKSALREVDWRFLLVLFCGMIGAVLFFTKVVPLQVYMFTDPELIYGLFFGLIVGSIVILVKAIDGFGWIYGLMIVLGAGIGFWVVTLVPTSTPESPLFVFLSGSVAICAMVLPGISGSYILLILRKYDYILSEVGKVGTPEMGAGLWALLPFVFGAICGLAIFSRILSWLLNRYEAKTLAVLIGFLIGSLYVIWPYQDRSYKEIVSNRSIVEYYSPQAQKLRSNPINKKQPEFTKLGKIISTDSSSQSSQKVEVLTVKQKLIASSPFVPYITRQDAGTSHFWSGIGGMLIGVLMVLGLDRLRGSSSLVN
- a CDS encoding AsmA-like C-terminal region-containing protein, whose translation is MKTFLKIVGAILALFIVVIIGLNIYFTNERLQSTIMPYVNDAVGRTVEVESMSLTIFSTFPQPGLSIEKMSIPGETQQDTLLALDELVASVELFSLMGDQIEVSQISLRNPQFTYVVHSDGSTNIDFLMTSEATATDTSAADTTASAGFAVNIPSFQISGGDFGYTDSTANTTAQLNSLDANIALRYADLIESTIDLQVGGISAKVEDTNYLNGLALDLNQQSTIDMKNENLMLDKGTLSIRGLALNLSGTISDWSKSLNADLAFNSSSDDFGELLRLVPKSYEEYIQGLKTEGSLAIDGTLKGPLAGDKLPRFDVSTKVQDGYLKNPDLPKPIENIQLDASASNDLVTISKLNAEAGENTLSASGELQNPLESSGNFSLDIDSDVNLSTINNFYDISQFDIEQLDGQLSVNGTANGNTSNPEEANFDAAISLSNGGLTYADVNKPIENITIDAQASQSKIDINKLAMEAASNTISIQGDINQPLKEEQRSIDLTANLQFDLGTVKDFYPISEDTMRLDGMFTANATLKGKATQIENAVQSGSISLTNGFIEHKTLAKPLQDITLQSDLSGSTISISKASFRTGNNGMSASGTISNYLSDNKTVDLRLEGQADLSQITEYYDLNPTITKLTGNADLNLRASGAPGDPANMQFNGKLTANGINMQGEALTQPVKNLNGKLTLSPAKVSLDALNFNLGSSDISLNGSLNDYMAYLKAEKDRDTTPHLTGSYKSKLLNVDELINWEDTTTTSNEPVPIHLPDLTSSVTAEISKLVITEVTMKNLEAKASTTPKQIKLNSASVQLFGGQANGSLIWNIPQPDRTNLSFNGSLDGMQVNTFFEEYQVLGENSKFHEYVSGNFSANVNYATELDDMLLPVMKTSTMDGDMSMANARLQEHPLQNKLAVLFNSNELKNVELDDFKSTYTLKDNIFTIKNLRLTSGDIGMQMDGTQHMVTGKIDYHMKAYLPGRFQSAIGSVISDRAAKALKQEDGTIMVPLRVTGTQDNPKIRPDQEAIKPIIKEFLKDKAGNTLKKLFDG
- a CDS encoding protein-L-isoaspartate(D-aspartate) O-methyltransferase, whose amino-acid sequence is MLNWGSGANNPKYKRRRRQLVEKLAKKGIQDEAVLEALNMVPRHMFLDTALRDRAYKDTALPIGKEQTISQPFTVASQTELLQLMPGEKVLEIGTGSGYQAAVLCELGAEVYTIERHKKLYERARSILGELGYSVRFKLGDGTLGWSAYAPYDAIVVTAGAPSIPEDLVEQLNINGRLVVPVGDDNRQEMVRITKIRENEFEEERFSNFKFVPLIGKKGWKE
- the cysS gene encoding cysteine--tRNA ligase, which encodes MNNLHIYNTLSRSKEKFEPINEGFVGIYVCGPTVYGDPHLGHAKSYVSFDVVVRYLRYLGYKVRYVQNITDVGHLTDDADQGEDKLEKQAAIEKLEPMEIAEKYTYNYFRDMDKLGVQRPDISPRATGHIIEQIKMVEKLLENGHAYETEDNVYFDVSSDESYGKLSGRDIEDQESGSRIDTASDKKAPEDFALWKKAGDGHIMKWPSPWGEGYPGWHVECSAMSTKYLGEHFDIHGGGMDNQFPHHECEIAQSEGAFDQPFANYWMHNNMVTLEGQKMGKSLGNAISLDQFFSGDHELLTRAWDPQIIRFFLLQSHYRSTTDFSEDALSGAENGLQSLQDMVKTIDRIDPDEAGNETYELEKLRTTLESKLNDDFNTAQAIAILFEELKAIRKKISEGDVPANISEINEFLHNFVDGVLGLWPKQEHTTSQNDKTEQLIELLIDFRNEARHNKNFELSDAIRDRLQEMDIKLMDGPEGTEYKIDNA
- the lgt gene encoding prolipoprotein diacylglyceryl transferase, yielding MQQSDYLVWNIDPVALDFGTINLPFSISILGILAALVFIYLGYQKIKPENTRQDEEAEPPPLKFWGLVLGSFVLGQLLFLILPSPTISELGPIQLRWYSLLFASSFLVGFWLTRKMFIHADRDPLEVDQLFFYVIIATVLGARLGHVLFYDPSFYLRHPSEILAVWHGGLASHGAAVGILTALYFFVRDKRNMSFLWVTDRVVVVVAIAGAFIRTGNFFNSEIIGEPTEMAWGVIFTRLDMIPRHPTMLYEAILCIGVFAILWKIYKNYDNDPPEGSLFGLFLAILFSGRFLLEFTKMEQAAFAADWIFNMGQWLSIPLIAVGIWLVTKKVDWQQSPEIES
- a CDS encoding zinc-binding dehydrogenase; the encoded protein is MRQIVNTANGGYDILKLQEVPDLVPKPKELVVDVKASGINFADILARKGQYPDGPDKPCVMGYEVSGIVSEVGDSINDQWIGKNVIATTRFKGQAEQVAVQPHQVFEKPQQLSFEEAAAIPVNYLTAYILIVVMGSLQPNESILIHNVGGGVGVAALDIAQHIGATTYGTASQRKHDFLDKRGLDYAIDYRNNDWYDVLMELTDDKGVELITDPLGGKEWKRSYKALRSTGRLGMFGISSASEGTQGGVKGMWNMFKTLLQMPFYHPLPLLNKNKGVFGVNLGHLWHESQKAELWIDTLLEGVEDGWVNPRVDKVFEFENVGNAHRYIEQRKNIGKVILVP
- a CDS encoding CynX/NimT family MFS transporter, whose amino-acid sequence is MAASSPFEQNSTSKNILLIAGIVLIALNLRPALAGVGPLIGAIRDSTGLSNTMLGLLTTIPLLAFGVLSTLTSLFSRRLGIEGTLALAMGLLSGGILLRVIPANWALFTGTILLGIGIAFGNVLLPSLVKRDFPNRSGIMTSVYSSMLGLGATLAAGISVPLAQNIGWGWRWSLGAWAVISILALIVWIPQLKNLTLPKYERSFANSLKDLGGSKTAWQVAFFMGLQSLAFYVILAWLPEILQDRGLSASKAGWMLSLSQGMGVVGTILIPVWAENIEDQRGLVWLLVVFETVSLIGLMLPSGFLVSLWSSLIGLALGGSFGLALLFIVMRSPDPETATELSGMAQSIGYLLAALGPTLFGGIHDITQAWVVPLLFLIIVVGLKLIFGLGAAHPKVVS